In Scatophagus argus isolate fScaArg1 chromosome 7, fScaArg1.pri, whole genome shotgun sequence, a genomic segment contains:
- the LOC124062229 gene encoding high affinity choline transporter 1-like isoform X1 translates to MAVNVPGLVAVAVFYIVILATGIWASRKSKKVEKKCISSKSEVTIVGGRNIGVLVGVFTMTATWVGGGYIMGIAEAVYSPGQGLIWAMGPFAYLITFFLGGLFFAKPMRSKCYVTMLDPFQLHYGNTFTTALLVPALVSDILWVACILAALGGTISVILGLSSAISIIISAAVSIIYTFLGGLYSVAYTDVIQLFFIFVSLFLCIPFLLLSPAVTDISQTAHHNHSTTWIGELELADAGKWADQMLLLALGGLAYQALYQRILSAASSTQAQVTCFAAAVTSFMMGIPSVVFGAAAASADWNKTAYGLPPPFERGEAGKILPLALQYLTPTWLAVLGIGSVAAAVMSSMDSVLLSSASMFTQNIYKTTLRKQASERELLWVIRVSVLVVGLAGTGLAFGDDSVFALWLLSGDLLYCVIFPQLFCVLHLSCANTYGAISGYVVGLLLRGLGGEPVLGIPALLLYPGWREEHGVITQYFPFRTLAMVCSVICISTVSKLTELVFSHQLIPPSWDFLRVFEEKEETEREEIRPQQNRDTLFTKF, encoded by the exons ATGGCAGTGAATGTTCCTGGACTGGTGGCTGTGGCGGTTTTCTATATTGTCATCCTGGCAACTGGGATCTGGGCATCTCGGAAATCCaagaaagtggagaaaaaaTGTATCAGTAGCAAGAGTGAAGTTACCATTGTTGGTGGCCGTAACATTGGTGTCCTGGTCGGAGTTTTCACCATGACAG CAACATGGGTTGGTGGAGGTTACATTATGGGAATTGCTGAGGCTGTTTATTCTCCTGGTCAAGGACTCATCTGGGCTATGGGGCCTTTTGCTTATCtgatcactttttttttgg GAGGATTGTTTTTTGCCAAACCAATGAGGTCCAAGTGCTACGTGACTATGTTGGACCCATTTCAGCTTCACTATGGCAACACATTCACCACAGCACTGCTTGTTCCTGCTTTGGTCAGTGACATATTGTGGGTGGCCTGCATCCTTGCTGCTCTTG GAGGAACAATAAGCGTAATTCTTGGGCTGTCGTCTGCTATCTCCATCATCATCTCAGCAGCTGTCTCCATCATCTACACATTTTTAGGGGGCCTCTACTCTGTTGCGTACACTGATGTCATCCaactttttttcatctttgtcagCCTG tttctctgcatTCCTTTTCTGCTACTCAGTCCTGCAGTTACTGACATCTCACAAACAGCCCACCACAACCATTCAACTACATGGATAGGAGAGTTGGAGCTGGCAGATGCTGGAAAATGGGCAGATCAAATGCTATTGCTG gcTTTGGGGGGACTGGCCTATCAAGCTCTATACCAGAGGAtcctctctgcagcctcctctACTCAGGCTCAGGTAACCTGTTTTGCTGCTGCGGTGACAAGTTTTATGATGGGAATCCCCTCGGTTGTTtttggagctgcagctgcatctGCAG ACTGGAACAAAACAGCGTATGGTCTGCCCCCTCCTTTTGAACGAGGGGAGGCAGGGAAGATTCTGCCACTGGCCCTGCAATACCTCACACCCACCTGGTTAGCAGTGTTAGGCATTGGttctgtggctgcagcagtTATGTCGTCTATGGACTCCGTGCTACTGTCCTCAGCATCCATGTTCACACAGAACATATACAAGACGACTTTGAGGAAGCAG GCCTCAGAGCGAGAGCTGCTGTGGGTGATCCGTGTTAGCGTGTTGGTGGTGGGCCTGGCGGGAACGGGCCTGGCTTTTGGTGATGATAGTGTGTTTGCCCTCTGGCTGCTGAGCGGGGACCTCCTCTACTGCGTAATCTTCCCGCAGCTCTTTTGTGTGCTGCACCTCAGCTGTGCTAATACCTACGGTGCTATTAGTGGGTATGTAGTGGGACTGCTGCTGCGTGGGCTGGGTGGGGAGCCAGTGCTTGGGAtccctgctctcctcctgtACCCTGGCTGGAGGGAGGAGCACGGAGTTATCACACAGTACTTTCCCTTCAGGACTCTGGCCATGGTTTGCTCTGTGATATGCATTTCTACAGTGTCTAAGCTGACGGAGCTGGTTTTCAGTCACCAACTAATTCCTCCGTCCTGGGATTTTCTGAGGGTGtttgaagagaaagaagagacagagagggaggagataCGTCCTCAGCAGAATAGAGACACACTTTTTACCAAATTCTAA
- the LOC124062229 gene encoding high affinity choline transporter 1-like isoform X2 — protein sequence MAVNVPGLVAVAVFYIVILATGIWASRKSKKVEKKCISSKSEVTIVGGRNIGVLVGVFTMTGGLFFAKPMRSKCYVTMLDPFQLHYGNTFTTALLVPALVSDILWVACILAALGGTISVILGLSSAISIIISAAVSIIYTFLGGLYSVAYTDVIQLFFIFVSLFLCIPFLLLSPAVTDISQTAHHNHSTTWIGELELADAGKWADQMLLLALGGLAYQALYQRILSAASSTQAQVTCFAAAVTSFMMGIPSVVFGAAAASADWNKTAYGLPPPFERGEAGKILPLALQYLTPTWLAVLGIGSVAAAVMSSMDSVLLSSASMFTQNIYKTTLRKQASERELLWVIRVSVLVVGLAGTGLAFGDDSVFALWLLSGDLLYCVIFPQLFCVLHLSCANTYGAISGYVVGLLLRGLGGEPVLGIPALLLYPGWREEHGVITQYFPFRTLAMVCSVICISTVSKLTELVFSHQLIPPSWDFLRVFEEKEETEREEIRPQQNRDTLFTKF from the exons ATGGCAGTGAATGTTCCTGGACTGGTGGCTGTGGCGGTTTTCTATATTGTCATCCTGGCAACTGGGATCTGGGCATCTCGGAAATCCaagaaagtggagaaaaaaTGTATCAGTAGCAAGAGTGAAGTTACCATTGTTGGTGGCCGTAACATTGGTGTCCTGGTCGGAGTTTTCACCATGACAG GAGGATTGTTTTTTGCCAAACCAATGAGGTCCAAGTGCTACGTGACTATGTTGGACCCATTTCAGCTTCACTATGGCAACACATTCACCACAGCACTGCTTGTTCCTGCTTTGGTCAGTGACATATTGTGGGTGGCCTGCATCCTTGCTGCTCTTG GAGGAACAATAAGCGTAATTCTTGGGCTGTCGTCTGCTATCTCCATCATCATCTCAGCAGCTGTCTCCATCATCTACACATTTTTAGGGGGCCTCTACTCTGTTGCGTACACTGATGTCATCCaactttttttcatctttgtcagCCTG tttctctgcatTCCTTTTCTGCTACTCAGTCCTGCAGTTACTGACATCTCACAAACAGCCCACCACAACCATTCAACTACATGGATAGGAGAGTTGGAGCTGGCAGATGCTGGAAAATGGGCAGATCAAATGCTATTGCTG gcTTTGGGGGGACTGGCCTATCAAGCTCTATACCAGAGGAtcctctctgcagcctcctctACTCAGGCTCAGGTAACCTGTTTTGCTGCTGCGGTGACAAGTTTTATGATGGGAATCCCCTCGGTTGTTtttggagctgcagctgcatctGCAG ACTGGAACAAAACAGCGTATGGTCTGCCCCCTCCTTTTGAACGAGGGGAGGCAGGGAAGATTCTGCCACTGGCCCTGCAATACCTCACACCCACCTGGTTAGCAGTGTTAGGCATTGGttctgtggctgcagcagtTATGTCGTCTATGGACTCCGTGCTACTGTCCTCAGCATCCATGTTCACACAGAACATATACAAGACGACTTTGAGGAAGCAG GCCTCAGAGCGAGAGCTGCTGTGGGTGATCCGTGTTAGCGTGTTGGTGGTGGGCCTGGCGGGAACGGGCCTGGCTTTTGGTGATGATAGTGTGTTTGCCCTCTGGCTGCTGAGCGGGGACCTCCTCTACTGCGTAATCTTCCCGCAGCTCTTTTGTGTGCTGCACCTCAGCTGTGCTAATACCTACGGTGCTATTAGTGGGTATGTAGTGGGACTGCTGCTGCGTGGGCTGGGTGGGGAGCCAGTGCTTGGGAtccctgctctcctcctgtACCCTGGCTGGAGGGAGGAGCACGGAGTTATCACACAGTACTTTCCCTTCAGGACTCTGGCCATGGTTTGCTCTGTGATATGCATTTCTACAGTGTCTAAGCTGACGGAGCTGGTTTTCAGTCACCAACTAATTCCTCCGTCCTGGGATTTTCTGAGGGTGtttgaagagaaagaagagacagagagggaggagataCGTCCTCAGCAGAATAGAGACACACTTTTTACCAAATTCTAA
- the cfap161 gene encoding cilia- and flagella-associated protein 161 translates to MALVRTYRTKVKIGNWNEDLCLQEDAKKEYLEKKERGELAAQRVDFLKENIFRPVKLTVTSDGKLHFGDVVMLLNMGGENRECSAVSIDADISSLMKIPSPGIQAPCGISAGRVIQACTRTAFIITSVDGSPEGSTLHFEQSFALKTTSGFARGLYLTSDLKSFQKCAKKSRLQEVNLDVGSSFLSWWKIAHLDPQERLEYEGQPVPANVKVLIIHCKTNQALAVLGDHVLWTTYGKDCEVTAHTFFDSHKAEQDNNHWILCTSDPAENERLNHPRSAAKNKELTQENPGF, encoded by the exons ATGGCTCTTGTGAGAACTTATCGCACCAAAGTGAAAATCGGAAACTGGAACGAGGACCTGTGTTTGCAAGAg GATGCAAAGAAAGAATATctggagaaaaaagagaggggtGAGCTTGCTGCCCAGAGAGTAGACTTCCTcaaagagaacattttcagACCG GTAAAGCTCACTGTGACAAGTGATGGAAAACTGCACTTTGGGGATGTTGTGATGTTGTTGAACATGGGGGGAGAAAACAGggagtgcagtgcagtgagcaTTGATGCAGACATCAGCAGTTTGATGAAGATTCCTTCTCCTGGCATACAAGCCCCGTGTGGAATCAGTGCAGGAAGAGTTATTCAGGCCTGCACACGCACTGCCTTCATCATcaccag TGTAGATGGCAGTCCTGAAGGATCAACTCTGCATTTTGAACAAAGCTTTGCCCTGAAAACAACAAGTGGCTTTGCTAGGGGA CTCTACTTGACGAGTGACCTGAAAAGTTTTCAGAAG tgTGCCAAAAAATCTCGCCTACAAGAAGTAAACTTGGATGTTGGCAGTTCCTTCCTGTCATGGTGGAAGATAGCGCACTTGGACCCTCAGGAGCGGCTTGAATATGAGGGTCAACCTGTTCCT GCCAATGTGAAGGTGCTGATCATACACTGCAAGACAAACCAGGCTCTCGCTGTTCTGGGTGATCACGTCCTTTG gacCACATATGGTAAAGACTGTGAGGTGACAGCTCATACCTTCTTCGACTCCCATAAAGCTGAACAGGACAACAACCACTGGATACTGTGCACCTCTGACCCTGCCGAAAATGAACGTCTCAACCACCCACGTTCAGCAGCTAAAAACAAGGAGCTCACACAGGAAAACCCTGGCTTTTAA
- the cers3b gene encoding ceramide synthase 2 has product MLQTVSEWLWWDRLWLPANVYWSDLEDKEGYVYAKASHLYAALPCAICMLLVRYLFERYMAAPLANVWGVRDRIRLTAEPHPLLENYFCSKARFPSQADVRSLCKKTSWSERRLQVWFRRRRNQNRPGLRKRFCEASWRCAFYFFAFVCGILALYDKPWFHNLKEVWAGFPKQSMLPSQYWYYILETSFYLSLLLSLSSDVKRKDFKEQVIHHTATLILLSFSWISNYIRIGTLVMAVHDCADVLLECGKLFNYAKWHKASNAMFVVFAAVFMVTRLIIFPFWLIHCTWVYPLEDHAPFFGYYFFNMMLVVLQVLHLYWAVLISRMFYKFLFTKLEGDDRSDEEEEEDSDSAKERNHILSHINGSGIRGRASGH; this is encoded by the exons ATGTTGCAAACAGTCAGTGAGTGGCTGTGGTGGGATCGTCTGTGGCTGCCGGCAAACGTCTACTGGTCTGATTTAGAGGACAAAGAAGGTTATGTCTACGCTAAAGCCTCTCACCTCTACGCTGCTCTGCCCTGCGCTATCTGCATGCTTCTAGTCAGATACCTGTTTGAGAG GTACATGGCCGCACCATTGGCTAATGTTTGGGGAGTCAGGGACAGAATACGTCTCACAGCAGAACCACACCCACTCTTAGAAAACTACTTTTGCAGCAAAGCACGCTTTCCATCACAG GCTGATGTGAGGTCTCTTTGTAAGAAAACCAGTTGGTCAGAAAGGAGACTTCAAGTGTggttcaggaggaggaggaaccaGAACCGTCCAGGGCTTCGCAAAAGGTTCTGCGAAGCCAG CTGGAGAtgtgccttttatttttttgcatttgtctgTGGAATCCTAGCTCTCTATGAT AAACCGTGGTTTCATAATCTGAAGGAGGTTTGGGCAGGCTTCCCTAAACAA TCCATGCTGCCATCTCAGTACTGGTATTACATATTGGAAACCAGCTTCTacctctctctgctcctcagccTCTCTTCTGATGTGAAACGGAAG gaCTTCAAAGAGCAGGTGATTCATCACACAGCTACACTGATTCTTCTGAGTTTCTCCTGGATTTCCAACTACATCCGTATTGGAACCCTTGTGATGGCAGTTCATGACTGCGCTGACGTACTGCTAGAG TGTGGAAAACTATTCAATTACGCCAAATGGCACAAGGCTTCTAACGCCATGTTTGTGGTGTTTGCAGCTGTCTTTATGGTGACAAGACTTATCATTTTTCCTTTCTG GCTGATTCACTGTACATGGGTGTACCCACTGGAGGACCATGCTCCCTTCTTCGGCTACTACTTCTTCAATATGATGTTGGTGGTCCTGCAGGTGCTCCACCTCTACTGGGCTGTTCTCATATCACGAATGTTTTACAAGTTTTTGTTCACCAAG CTGGAAGGTGATGACAGGAgcgatgaagaggaagaagaagacagtgactcagcaaaggaaagaaatCATATATTGAGTCACATAAATGGCTCTGGAATTAGAGGCCGGGCCAGTGGCCACTGA